Genomic segment of Lentisphaera araneosa HTCC2155:
AGCAGGCAACGAGTCGTGCTCTAGAACTCAAGGTTTTCGGTGTACCTACTTTTCGAATTGATGATGAAATGAATATTTGGGGATCAGATAGATTTGAATTGATTGAAGATTATATCAAGCGACCTGATTTTTATAGCTTTGAAGCGTATGAAAGAATGTTAAATATTAACTCGGGAATGTAAGGTCATGGATTACGAAGATTGCGCTCTCTATATATATGCGCAGGACAGCAACTGGGTGCCAGAAGCTAAGCTGATGAACTTTTTGTTGACGATGAATGAGGCCTACGATTATGCCGGCAACAAAGAGGCGGTGTTTTATAATGGATTACTCAAAAGCGATGATGATACCTATATGGATTTTGAGGTCGAAGAAAAGCAATTAAGAGAATTATTAGCCTTGTATAAACACTCAAATGTGGGTTTGTTAGACTGGTTAGGTGATGAGTTGTTAAAGTCTGTTGCGGATGATTTTGACGATGTGGCTCATCAAGAGGGACTGAGTATTGATGGTATCTCATACTTATTAGGTGAGCACGAGATTCTCAATATTGAGAATAAAAGAATTGTAAAAACAGGTTTTTCCTTTTCTTTTTACTGTCCTAATGCTCCCCAAGGAGATCTTGCACGACTGAATAAAGCTTTGAGAAGCGACGATGAATTCATGGCTCATTTCAGCCAACTTCAGGATATCATTGCTACGGAATGTAATTTTGTTATCGGACCTGCTTAGTTGAATTTAAAACAACCAGTAGATTTACATTGCCATTCAAATATCTCGGATGGCAAATTGACGCCAGTTGAGCTTACAGAGTTAATGAGTCAGCAGGGAGTTAAATTATTTTCTTTAACAGATCATGATACGACAGCCGGTTGCAAAGAAGCGGCTGATCATGCAAAGAAATTAGGTCTGCAATTTATACCTGGTGTTGAGGTTTCGAGTGATTTTAATGACAAATCGCTTCATATACTTGGCCTAGATATAGATTTAGATAACGAAGATCTCCAGTCTTTTTTAGATAACAATCGTCGATTAAGGCGCGATAGAGTTGAGAAGATTTTAAGTCGCTTGGAACATTTCAACATCAATATACGCGAAGAGTTAGGCGAATTTAGTGACGGTCAATCACCCGGAAGAACTCACTTTGCTGAAGCACTTGTAAGCAAAGGATATGCTGAGGATAAAGGAGAAGCTTTTCGTCGTTATTTACTCAAGGGTGGTGCGGCATATGTAAAGTGTCCTTGGCCAGGAATTCAAAAGACTATAGAGACCATTCATAAAGCAAACGGTAAAGCGGTCTTGGCTCATCCAGGACGCTACGGTTATTCATTGCCTGGCTTGCGAGGCTTATTTCGTCAATTTCGCGATGCAGGGGGTGATGGAGCTGAAGTTTCGAGTGGACCGCAGGCTTTAGGAGTCGTGCAACGCTTATCTCAGCTTTGTTCAAAATTTGGTCTTATGGTTTCTGGTGGTTCAGATTTTCACGATCCGTCATCTAAATGGGTAAAGGCAGGGGAGTACCAGCAAATCCCCAAGAGATTAACGCGCATTTGGGATGAGATGGAGTGGTTAGTTGAATAATCTTCCCGAAGTGATTGAAGAATTTGAAGACTTTATACTCGTCAATAAAAAGCCTGGAGAAAATTTCCATAGTGAATCTGGAGAAGAGGGGCTCTTTCATCAACTTAAGGAACATTATGGGGAACTTTACCCAGTTCATCGCTTAGATAAAGTAACCAGTGGCTTATTGTTGATGGCTAGAAATCTGCAAAGCTGTCAAGAATTAAATCAATTATTCGAAGCCCAAAAAATAGAAAAGTTTTACCTAGCGATATCCGATAGGAAGCCCAAAAAAAAGCAAGGATGGGTCATTGGGGATATGGAGAAATCTCGGCGCGGAGGTTGGAAGCTTTGCGAGTCTCGCAAGAACCCAGCAGTGACGCAATTCTTTAGTTACTCAATAGGGCAAGGGAAAAGAGTCTATCTACTTAGACCAAGGACAGGCAAAACACATCAATTAAGAGTGGCGATGAAAGCGATAGGTGCACCCATATGTGGCGACCCTAATTATTATCCAGGCCTGATTAAAGGTCATGAAGAAAGGTGTTACTTACATGCCTACGTAATTCGGTTCACCCTAAAGGAACGCGAGTATCAATTTACACTAAAACCTCATATGGGAACATATTTTTCCGATGAAACTTTTTTAAAAGTTTTAGAGGAGCAGTATCTTAAGCCATGGGATTTGAATTGGCCTGTAAAGAAATAAGAGAGAGTTGGATGAAGAAGAATATTTTGAAGGATTGGGCCGAACTTGTTCGCTTTCCAAATCTATTTACTGTACCAGGGGATATTTTACTGGGCATGTGTGCGGTCTCCAGTATAGCGACTTTAAGTTTAAGCAGTTATTTATATGTCTTGCTCA
This window contains:
- a CDS encoding TIGR01621 family pseudouridine synthase, whose product is MNNLPEVIEEFEDFILVNKKPGENFHSESGEEGLFHQLKEHYGELYPVHRLDKVTSGLLLMARNLQSCQELNQLFEAQKIEKFYLAISDRKPKKKQGWVIGDMEKSRRGGWKLCESRKNPAVTQFFSYSIGQGKRVYLLRPRTGKTHQLRVAMKAIGAPICGDPNYYPGLIKGHEERCYLHAYVIRFTLKEREYQFTLKPHMGTYFSDETFLKVLEEQYLKPWDLNWPVKK
- a CDS encoding PHP domain-containing protein, whose amino-acid sequence is MNLKQPVDLHCHSNISDGKLTPVELTELMSQQGVKLFSLTDHDTTAGCKEAADHAKKLGLQFIPGVEVSSDFNDKSLHILGLDIDLDNEDLQSFLDNNRRLRRDRVEKILSRLEHFNINIREELGEFSDGQSPGRTHFAEALVSKGYAEDKGEAFRRYLLKGGAAYVKCPWPGIQKTIETIHKANGKAVLAHPGRYGYSLPGLRGLFRQFRDAGGDGAEVSSGPQALGVVQRLSQLCSKFGLMVSGGSDFHDPSSKWVKAGEYQQIPKRLTRIWDEMEWLVE